From one Streptomyces spiramyceticus genomic stretch:
- a CDS encoding amidohydrolase, whose product MSRASEEADRPGADRPGEAPLPGALPMSLRVELIAFRRDLHMHPELGNQEFRTTAAIKARLEEAGLEPRVLTTGTGLMCDIGDWDGVRPLLAIRADIDALPIPDTKTGVPYRSTVPDRAHACGHDVHTAAVLGAGLVLADLHTRGLLPHPVRLIFQPAEEVLPGGATDAIEAGVLEGVGRIIAVHCDPKVDAGRIGLRPGAITSACDRLEVSLDGPGGHTARPHLTTDLVTAAARVVTDVPALIARRIDARAGLAVTWGRIESGHACNVIPQRAELSGTVRCLDLQAWREAPDLVHAAIDEIANLHGAKSQINYIRGVPPVVNDPAVTDLLAAAMTARRGSYAIEDTEQSLGGEDFSWYLEQVPGAMARLGVRAPGDTARRDLHRGDFDVDEHAIEAGVELFTAAALLDGHRS is encoded by the coding sequence ATGTCCCGCGCGTCCGAAGAAGCAGACCGGCCAGGAGCAGACCGGCCGGGGGAGGCTCCGCTGCCCGGTGCTCTGCCCATGAGCCTGCGTGTCGAACTGATCGCCTTCCGCCGGGACTTGCACATGCATCCTGAGCTCGGCAACCAGGAGTTCCGCACGACCGCGGCGATCAAGGCCCGGCTCGAAGAGGCCGGACTGGAGCCGCGTGTGCTCACCACCGGCACGGGCCTGATGTGCGACATCGGAGACTGGGACGGCGTACGCCCCCTGCTGGCCATCCGCGCCGACATCGACGCACTCCCCATCCCCGACACGAAAACGGGCGTCCCGTACCGCTCCACCGTCCCCGACCGCGCCCACGCCTGCGGCCACGACGTCCACACCGCCGCGGTCCTCGGCGCCGGGCTCGTCCTCGCCGACCTGCACACCCGGGGCCTGCTGCCGCATCCCGTACGGCTGATCTTCCAGCCCGCCGAGGAAGTGCTGCCCGGCGGCGCCACCGACGCGATCGAGGCCGGGGTGCTGGAAGGCGTGGGCAGGATCATCGCGGTGCACTGCGATCCCAAGGTGGACGCGGGCCGCATCGGCCTGCGGCCGGGCGCGATCACCTCGGCCTGCGACCGCCTGGAGGTCTCGCTCGACGGCCCCGGCGGCCACACCGCCCGCCCGCACCTCACCACCGACCTGGTCACCGCGGCCGCCAGGGTGGTCACCGACGTCCCGGCCCTGATCGCCCGCCGCATCGACGCGCGCGCGGGGCTCGCGGTGACCTGGGGGCGTATCGAATCGGGCCACGCCTGCAACGTGATCCCGCAGCGCGCCGAGCTGTCCGGAACCGTTCGCTGCCTGGACCTCCAGGCCTGGCGCGAGGCCCCCGACCTGGTCCATGCCGCGATCGACGAGATCGCGAACCTGCACGGCGCAAAGTCGCAGATCAACTACATCCGCGGCGTCCCGCCCGTTGTCAATGACCCGGCCGTCACCGACCTGCTCGCCGCCGCCATGACGGCCAGGCGCGGATCGTACGCAATCGAGGACACCGAGCAGAGCCTCGGCGGCGAGGACTTCTCCTGGTACCTGGAACAGGTCCCCGGCGCAATGGCCCGTCTGGGCGTACGGGCTCCGGGCGACACTGCCCGGCGTGACCTGCATCGTGGTGATTTCGACGTGGATGAGCACGCGATCGAGGCCGGGGTCGAGCTCTTCACGGCTGCCGCGCTACTCGACGGACACCGTTCGTAA
- a CDS encoding BMP family lipoprotein: protein MRRVTRIATVAIASTALALSATACGKTSDSGSDSKEPSAAIAYDIGGRGDQSFNDAAYAGLTKAEKDLDIMGNDQEPSEGESDADKVQRLTELARSGNNPVIGVGFAYAPAIKKVAPKFPKVTFGIIDDTSVTGENIANMVFNEEQGSYLAGVAAAKATKTNKVGFIGGVEVPLIKKFEAGFAQGVKDTNPKVQVLKQYLTQPPNTDGFSKPDLGKAAAQGQLDKGADVIYHAAGLAGSGSIEAAASAGKWAIGVDSDQYNQAGLAKYKAKILTSVTKDVSDAVYNLIKSVKDGKPQSGEVRYGLDKDGVGLSASNPEYKKMADLVAAVDKAKADIIAGKIKVKTAP from the coding sequence TTGCGCCGCGTAACCAGGATTGCCACTGTGGCCATCGCGTCCACGGCCCTTGCACTTTCCGCCACCGCGTGTGGCAAGACGTCGGACTCCGGGTCCGACTCGAAGGAACCCAGCGCCGCCATCGCGTACGACATCGGCGGCCGCGGCGACCAGTCCTTCAATGACGCCGCCTACGCGGGTCTCACGAAGGCCGAGAAAGACCTCGACATCATGGGCAACGACCAGGAGCCCTCCGAGGGCGAGTCGGACGCCGACAAGGTCCAGCGCCTCACCGAGCTGGCCCGCTCCGGCAACAACCCGGTGATCGGTGTCGGCTTCGCCTACGCCCCGGCCATCAAGAAGGTCGCGCCGAAGTTCCCGAAGGTCACCTTCGGCATCATCGACGACACCTCGGTGACCGGTGAGAACATCGCGAACATGGTCTTCAACGAGGAGCAGGGTTCGTACCTCGCCGGCGTCGCCGCCGCCAAGGCCACCAAGACCAACAAGGTCGGCTTCATCGGTGGTGTCGAGGTCCCGCTGATCAAGAAGTTCGAGGCGGGCTTCGCCCAGGGCGTCAAGGACACCAACCCCAAGGTCCAGGTGCTCAAGCAGTACCTGACGCAGCCGCCGAACACTGACGGCTTCTCCAAGCCCGACCTCGGCAAGGCCGCTGCCCAGGGCCAGCTCGACAAGGGCGCCGACGTGATCTACCACGCCGCGGGCCTCGCGGGTTCCGGCTCGATCGAGGCTGCCGCCTCGGCGGGCAAGTGGGCCATCGGTGTCGACTCGGACCAGTACAACCAGGCCGGTCTGGCGAAGTACAAGGCCAAGATCCTGACGTCCGTCACCAAGGACGTCTCCGACGCGGTCTACAACCTGATCAAGTCGGTCAAGGACGGCAAGCCGCAGTCCGGCGAGGTCCGCTACGGCCTCGACAAGGACGGCGTCGGCCTCTCCGCTTCCAACCCGGAGTACAAGAAGATGGCGGACCTCGTCGCCGCCGTCGACAAGGCGAAGGCCGACATCATCGCCGGCAAGATCAAGGTCAAGACCGCGCCGTAA
- a CDS encoding ABC transporter ATP-binding protein: MHGITKRFPGVVANHDIDITIRKGTVHALVGENGAGKSTLMKILYGMQKPDEGTITVDGEQVSFHSPADAIARGIGMVHQHFMLADNLTVLENVVLGGEKLYGIGSKARTKIKEISDAYGLNVRPDALVENLGVADRQRVEILKVLYRGARILILDEPTAVLVPQEVDALFANLRELKSEGLTVIFISHKLGEVLSVADDITVIRRGTTVGTADPKKTTTKQLAELMVGTELPSPETRESTVTDVPMLRIQNLYLNAVDPDGVVREVLAGIDFTIHKGEVLGIAGVEGNGQAELVETIMGLRDPDGGVITLDTADISHAPTRKRRESGIGYIPEDRHRHGLLLEAPLWENRILGHVTEEPNSRRGLLDLKAARSDTERIVREYDVRTPGIEVTAASLSGGNQQKLIVGREMSHAPTLLIAAHPTRGVDVGAQAQIWDQIREARREGLAVLLISADLDELIGLSDTLRVMYRGRLVADADPATITPEELGSAMTGAASGHLEHAPEDEA, from the coding sequence CTGCACGGCATCACCAAGCGCTTCCCCGGCGTCGTCGCCAACCACGACATCGACATCACCATCCGCAAGGGCACCGTGCACGCCCTCGTCGGTGAGAACGGTGCCGGCAAGTCGACCCTGATGAAGATCCTTTACGGCATGCAGAAGCCGGACGAGGGCACCATCACCGTCGACGGGGAGCAGGTCAGCTTCCACAGCCCCGCCGACGCCATCGCACGCGGCATCGGCATGGTGCACCAGCACTTCATGCTCGCCGACAACCTCACCGTCCTGGAGAACGTCGTTCTCGGCGGCGAGAAGCTGTACGGCATCGGCAGCAAGGCCCGCACGAAGATCAAGGAGATCTCGGACGCGTACGGCCTGAATGTGCGCCCCGACGCCCTGGTCGAGAACCTCGGTGTCGCCGACCGCCAGCGCGTGGAGATCCTCAAGGTCCTCTACCGCGGCGCCCGCATCCTCATCCTCGACGAGCCGACCGCGGTGCTCGTACCGCAGGAGGTCGACGCGCTGTTCGCCAACCTCCGCGAGCTCAAGTCCGAGGGCCTGACGGTCATCTTCATCTCGCACAAGCTGGGCGAGGTCCTGTCGGTCGCCGACGACATCACCGTCATCAGGCGCGGCACGACCGTCGGCACCGCCGACCCCAAGAAGACCACCACCAAGCAGCTCGCGGAGCTGATGGTCGGCACCGAGCTCCCGTCGCCCGAGACCCGCGAGTCGACGGTCACCGACGTACCGATGCTCCGCATCCAGAACCTCTACCTGAACGCCGTCGACCCCGACGGCGTCGTGCGCGAGGTGCTGGCCGGGATCGACTTCACCATCCACAAGGGCGAAGTCCTCGGCATCGCGGGTGTCGAGGGCAACGGCCAGGCCGAGCTCGTCGAGACGATCATGGGCCTGCGCGACCCGGACGGCGGCGTCATCACGCTCGACACCGCCGACATCTCGCACGCGCCGACCCGCAAGCGCCGCGAGAGCGGCATCGGCTACATCCCCGAGGACCGCCACCGGCACGGCCTGCTTCTCGAAGCCCCGCTGTGGGAGAACCGCATCCTCGGCCACGTCACCGAGGAGCCCAACTCCAGGCGCGGACTGCTCGACCTGAAGGCCGCCCGCAGCGACACCGAGCGGATCGTGCGCGAGTACGACGTCCGTACGCCCGGTATCGAGGTCACCGCGGCCTCCCTGTCCGGCGGCAACCAGCAGAAGCTGATCGTCGGCCGCGAGATGAGCCACGCCCCCACGCTGCTGATCGCCGCACACCCCACGCGCGGTGTCGACGTCGGCGCCCAGGCGCAGATCTGGGACCAGATCCGCGAGGCACGCCGCGAGGGACTGGCCGTACTGCTGATCTCCGCCGACCTGGACGAGCTCATCGGGCTCTCCGACACCCTGCGGGTCATGTACCGCGGCCGCCTGGTCGCGGACGCCGACCCGGCCACCATCACCCCGGAGGAGCTGGGCTCGGCCATGACCGGCGCCGCCAGCGGTCATCTGGAGCACGCCCCGGAGGACGAGGCCTGA
- a CDS encoding ABC transporter permease: MKKFDKDRLILGLAGPVLALVVAIALTSVVLLASGRDAIEPYTLMIESAQFADIQVLILNQAGTYYLAALAVAVGFRMNLFNIGVDGQYRLAAMMAALAGAAVELPGPLHIALIVIVAMLTGAFWAGIAGVLKTLRGVSEVVSTIMLNAIATSLIAWLILTDNFGVQLPGSNDLTTGEISESGWFPSVSAGAGGEIYGFTFVAFALGVVYWFILNRTRFGFDLRATGASQTAAAASGVDAKKMVLTAMLISGGVAGLAGMPTLLGDTHTYSLSFPTGIGFTGITIALLGRNNPIGIFFSALLIAFLDKASAALDQHGYEKEIATIMQGLIVIAVVVSYELVRRYGLRRQQQKVGEELAAAARKNREEVAA; this comes from the coding sequence ATGAAGAAATTCGACAAGGACCGGCTGATCCTGGGCCTCGCCGGCCCAGTGCTCGCCCTGGTCGTCGCCATCGCGCTCACCTCGGTGGTGCTGCTCGCATCGGGCCGCGACGCGATCGAGCCGTACACGCTGATGATCGAGAGCGCCCAGTTCGCCGACATCCAGGTTCTGATCCTCAACCAGGCCGGCACGTACTACCTCGCGGCGCTCGCCGTGGCCGTCGGCTTCCGCATGAACCTCTTCAACATCGGCGTCGACGGCCAGTACCGTCTCGCCGCGATGATGGCGGCCCTCGCCGGCGCCGCCGTCGAGCTGCCCGGCCCGCTGCACATCGCGCTGATCGTGATCGTCGCGATGCTGACCGGCGCCTTCTGGGCCGGTATCGCAGGTGTTCTCAAGACCCTGCGCGGGGTGAGCGAGGTCGTCTCCACGATCATGCTCAACGCGATCGCCACCAGCCTGATCGCCTGGCTGATCCTCACGGACAACTTCGGCGTGCAGCTCCCGGGTTCCAACGACCTGACCACCGGCGAGATCTCGGAGTCCGGCTGGTTCCCGAGCGTGAGCGCGGGCGCCGGCGGCGAGATCTACGGCTTCACGTTCGTGGCCTTCGCGCTCGGCGTCGTCTACTGGTTCATCCTCAACCGCACCCGCTTCGGCTTCGACCTGCGCGCCACCGGCGCCAGCCAGACCGCCGCCGCGGCCTCCGGTGTCGACGCCAAGAAGATGGTCCTCACCGCCATGCTGATCTCGGGCGGCGTCGCCGGCCTTGCCGGTATGCCGACGCTGCTGGGCGACACCCACACGTACAGCCTCAGCTTCCCGACCGGCATCGGCTTCACGGGCATCACCATCGCCCTGCTCGGCCGCAACAACCCGATCGGCATCTTCTTCAGCGCGCTCCTGATCGCCTTCCTGGACAAGGCGTCCGCCGCGCTCGACCAGCACGGTTACGAGAAGGAGATCGCCACGATCATGCAGGGCCTGATCGTGATCGCGGTCGTCGTCAGTTACGAACTCGTCCGCCGCTACGGGCTCCGACGCCAGCAGCAGAAGGTGGGCGAAGAGCTCGCCGCAGCCGCCCGCAAGAACCGTGAGGAGGTGGCGGCGTAA
- a CDS encoding ABC transporter permease, which produces MSTSTVSAVSAAPKKSARRKLSTPVVLLIIAGGLALVSLVRIISGADDLTSVGQVSGALQLAIPIGLAGLGGLWAERAGVVNIGLEGMMILGTWFGAYAGYQWGPWTGVAFGILGGAIGGLLHAIITVTFGVNHIVSGVAINILAVGATRYLSNFTFDKVEGGSSKQSPRIDSITSVTVPGLSDWLRDLQGKHWFFISDVAGVLGGLVTNLSLLTIVALLLIPATIWILWRTAFGLRLRSCGENPMAAESLGVNVYKYKYIAVVVSGGLAGLAGAFLAIVATGIYQEGQTGGRGYIGLAAMIFGNWMPGGMALGAGLFGFTDSLKLRGGAENVHAMLLLLAILLVVVVLWQLYKKKYLPALISAAVAGLLFTWYALTDEVPSQFVDAAPYVTTLLVLALSAQRLRMPKADGMPYRKGQGK; this is translated from the coding sequence ATGAGTACAAGCACTGTCTCCGCCGTGAGCGCGGCGCCCAAGAAGAGCGCCCGCCGCAAACTGTCCACCCCTGTCGTCCTGCTGATCATCGCGGGCGGGCTCGCCCTGGTCTCGCTGGTCCGCATCATCAGCGGCGCAGACGACCTGACCTCCGTCGGCCAGGTCTCCGGCGCGCTCCAGCTCGCCATCCCGATCGGCCTCGCCGGTCTCGGCGGCCTCTGGGCCGAGCGCGCGGGCGTCGTCAACATCGGCCTCGAAGGCATGATGATCCTCGGCACCTGGTTCGGCGCCTATGCCGGCTACCAGTGGGGCCCGTGGACGGGTGTCGCCTTCGGCATCCTCGGCGGCGCGATCGGCGGTCTGCTGCACGCGATCATCACGGTCACCTTCGGCGTGAACCACATCGTCTCCGGCGTGGCCATCAACATCCTCGCCGTCGGCGCCACCCGCTACCTGTCCAACTTCACCTTCGACAAGGTCGAGGGCGGTTCCTCCAAGCAGTCCCCACGGATCGACTCGATCACCTCGGTCACGGTTCCAGGGCTGTCGGACTGGCTACGGGACCTGCAGGGCAAACACTGGTTCTTCATCTCGGACGTCGCCGGCGTCCTCGGCGGCCTGGTGACCAACCTGTCGCTGCTGACCATCGTCGCGCTGCTGCTGATCCCGGCCACCATCTGGATCCTCTGGCGCACGGCCTTCGGCCTGCGGCTGCGCTCCTGCGGCGAGAACCCGATGGCCGCCGAGTCCCTCGGCGTCAACGTCTACAAGTACAAGTACATCGCCGTCGTCGTCTCCGGCGGACTCGCCGGTCTCGCGGGTGCCTTCCTGGCCATCGTCGCCACCGGCATCTACCAGGAGGGCCAGACCGGCGGCCGCGGCTACATCGGTCTCGCCGCGATGATCTTCGGTAACTGGATGCCCGGCGGAATGGCGCTCGGCGCCGGACTCTTCGGCTTCACCGACAGCCTCAAGCTGCGCGGTGGCGCCGAGAACGTCCACGCGATGCTGCTCCTGCTGGCCATCCTCCTGGTGGTCGTCGTGCTCTGGCAGCTGTACAAGAAGAAGTACCTGCCCGCCCTGATCTCCGCCGCCGTCGCCGGGCTGCTGTTCACCTGGTACGCGCTGACGGACGAGGTCCCGAGCCAGTTCGTGGACGCCGCGCCGTACGTCACCACGCTGCTCGTTCTGGCACTCTCCGCCCAACGGCTCCGCATGCCGAAGGCCGACGGCATGCCGTACCGCAAGGGCCAGGGCAAATGA